A window of the Eulemur rufifrons isolate Redbay chromosome 6, OSU_ERuf_1, whole genome shotgun sequence genome harbors these coding sequences:
- the LOC138384206 gene encoding olfactory receptor 5P76-like, translating into MDSWVYGNHTAVTEFILLGLTDDPVLRVVLFLIILCIYLVTISGNLSTIILIRISSQLHHPMYFFLSHLAFADMGYSSSVTPNMLVNFLVEKNAISYLGCAIQLSSAAFFGTIECFILAAMAYDRFVAICNPLLYSTKMSTRICVQFLLVAHIAGVLNAISYTISFFSLFFCGPNRVNHFFCDFDPLIELSCSDASVPIAVSSFSVGSIVVVTVFVIAVSYIYILITILKMCSSEGRHKAFSTCTSHLTAVTLFYGTITFIYVMPKSSSSTDQNKVVSVFYMVVIPMLNPLIYSLRNKEIKGALNKRLGRKIFSL; encoded by the coding sequence ATGGATTCCTGGGTGTATGGGAACCACACAGCTGTGACAGAGTTCATTTTATTGGGCTTAACAGATGATCCAGTCCTTCGAGTCGTCCTCTTCTTGATCATTCTATGCATCTACCTGGTGACCATATCTGGCAACCTCAGCACAATCATTCTAATCAGAATCTCCTCTCAGCTCCATCaccctatgtatttttttctgagccacTTGGCATTTGCTGACATGGGCTATTCATCTTCTGTCACACCCAACATGCTTGTAAACTTCCTGGTGGAGAAAAATGCAATCTCCTACCTCGGATGTGCCATCCAGCTGAGTTCAGCTGCTTTCTTTGGCACAATTGAATGCTTTATTCTGGCTGCCATGGCATATGATCGTTTTGTAGCAATCTGCAACCCGCTGCTTTATTCAACCAAAATGTCCACACGAATCTGTGTCCAGTTCCTCCTAGTTGCTCACATAGCTGGTGTTCTCAATGCTATCTCctatactatttcttttttttctttattcttctgtgGACCAAATAGAGTCAAtcattttttctgtgattttgatCCTTTAATTGAACTCTCCTGTTCTGATGCCAGTGTCCCGATAGctgtttcctcattttctgttGGCTCCATCGTTGTGGTCACTGTGTTTGTCATAGCCGTCTCCTACATCTACATCCTCATCACCATCCTGAAGATGTGCTCCAGCGAGGGACgccacaaggccttctccacctgcaccTCCCACCTCACTGCGGTCACTCTGTTCTATGGGACCATTACATTCATTTATGTGATGCCCAAGTCAAGCTCCTCGACTGACCAGAACAAGGTGGTGTCTGTGTTCTACATGGTGGTGATCCCCATGTTGAACCCCCTCATCTACAGTCTCAGGAACAAGGAGATCAAGGGGGCTCTGAACAAAAGGCttggtagaaaaatattttctttgtga
- the LOC138384896 gene encoding olfactory receptor 5P76-like, producing the protein MDSQVDMNHTAVTEFILLGLTDDPVLRVVLFMIILCIYLVTISGNLSIVILIRISSQLHHPMYFFLSHLASVDIGSSSSVTPNMLVNFLVERNTISYLGCIIQFGFAAFFGTAECFLLAAMAYDRFVAICNPLLYSTKMSTQVCVKLLVVAYMGGFLNSSSFIFSLFSLFFCGPNRVNHFFCDFAPLIELSCSDASVPIAVSSFSVGSIIVVTVFVIAISYIYILITILKMRSREGRHKAFSTCTSHLTAVTLFYGTITFIYVMPKSSYSTDQNKVVSVFYMVVIPMLNPLIYSLRNKEIKGALKRELGRRIFSCDACYFCRIS; encoded by the coding sequence ATGGATTCCCAGGTAGATATGAACCACACTGCTGTGACAGAATTCATCTTATTGGGCTTAACAGACGATCCAGTCCTTCGTGTCGTCCTCTTCATGATCATCCTGTGCATCTACCTGGTGACCATCTCTGGAAACCTCAGCATAGTCATTCTAATCAGAATCTCCTCTCAGCTCCATCaccctatgtatttttttctgagccacTTGGCTTCTGTTGACATAGGCTCTTCATCTTCTGTCACACCTAACATGCTTGTAAACTTCCTGGTGGAGAGAAATACAATCTCCTACCTTGGATGTATCATCCAGTTTGGTTTTGCTGCTTTCTTTGGGACAGCTGAATGCTTCCTTCTGGCTGCCATGGCTTATGACCGCTTTGTGGCAATCTGCAACCCACTGCTTTATTCAACCAAAATGTCCACACAAGTCTGTGTGAAATTGCTCGTAGTGGCTTACATGGGTGGTTTTCTTAACTCTTCTTCCTTTATCTTTTcgttgttttctttattcttctgtgGACCAAATAGAGTCAAtcattttttctgtgattttgctCCTTTAATTGAACTCTCCTGTTCTGATGCCAGTGTCCCTATAGctgtttcctcattttctgttGGCTCTATCATTGTGGTCACTGTGTTTGTCATAGCCATCTCCTACATCTACATCCTCATCACCATCCTGAAGATGCGCTCCAGAGAGGGGCgccacaaggccttctccacctgcaccTCCCACCTCACTGCGGTCACTCTGTTCTATGGGACCATTACATTCATTTATGTGATGCCCAAGTCCAGCTACTCGACTGACCAGAACAAGGTGGTGTCTGTGTTCTACATGGTGGTGATCCCCATGTTGAACCCCCTCATATACAGTCTCAGGAACAAGGAGATTAAAGGGGCTCTGAAGAGGGAACTTGGTAGAAGAATATTTTCTTGTGATGCCTGTTATTTTTGTAGAATTTCATAG